The Nocardioides ochotonae genome segment TGCTCGCCCAGCACGGGCGTGCCCACGGCACCGCGGCGGAGCACACCGTGCAGCCGGTCGAGCACGTCGTGCACCTGCCCGGCGATGCCTCCTACGACCTCGGTGCCAGCCTCGGCGTGCCCGCGGTGACCGCGCACCGCGCGCTGACCTGCGGCTGGATCGGGCCCCGCCGCCTGGGCCCGGGCGCCCTCGCCGGGCGCACGGTCCTCATCGCCGGGGGAGCGGGCGCGGTGGGCAACGCCGCCATCCAGCTGGCCCGCTGGTCCGACGCCACCGTGATCACCACGGTCAGCAGCCAGGAGAAGGCGGAGCTCGCGCGCGCCGCCGGCGCCGACCACGCGATCGACTACACCGCCGGCGACACCGCCGCCCGGATCCTCGAGCTCGCGCCCGACGGTGTCGACCACGTCGTCGAGGTCGCGCCGGCGGTCAACGTCGACCTCGACATCGAGGTGCTCAAGGTGCACGGCACCCTCGCGATCTACGCCAACAACGGCGGCGAGGACATGACGGTGCCGCTGCGTGCGGCGTTCTCCAAGAACCTGCGCTTCCAGTTCATCATCCTCTACACCCTCGACCGAGGGCTGCTCGCCGCCGCCGCGGAGGACGTGTACGCCGCGGTCGAGGTCGGGGCGCTGCGGGTAGGGGAGGACGCCGGCCTGCCCGTGCACCACTTCGCACTGGAGGAGACAGCCGCCGCCCACGACGCCGTGCAGGACGGGCTGGTCGGCAAGGCGCTGCTCGACATCGCGGTGGACTGAGCGCCGCCGCCGGGCTGCCCTCCGCAGGACGTGACGTGCACGACGTCCGAAACGCGGGACTGGCACGCGGCGTGGTCACCGGGTCGCTCCGGGACCGGTAAGGTGGGAGCCGTTCGACATCCTTTAACGAGCCGTCCCGTGAGGCGGAGAAGGAGGTCAGCACACTGATGTGTGCCCAGCCTGCGCCTGTCCCTGATCAATCCGCCGATCCCATTGGCCGCGTGGTCCTCGACGCCCGTGACATCGCCCGGGCGCTGACCCGGATCAGCCACGAGATCCTCGAGCGCAACAAGGGCGCCGACAACCTCGTGCTGCTCGGGATCCCGACCCGCGGCGTCGGCCTCGCCCACCGCATCGCCGAGCGCATCGCGGAGACCGAGGGCGTCGCGGTGCCGGTCGGCAGCCTCGACATCACCCTCTACCGCGATGACCTGCGCCGCCACCCGGCGCGCGGCCCGCAGCACACCGAGGTGCCGCCCGGCGGCATCGACGGCACCACCGTGGTGCTGGTCGACGACGTGCTCTACTCCGGGCGCACCGTGCGGGCGGCCCTGGACGCTCTCGCCGACCTCGGCCGACCCGACGCCGTGCGCCTCGCGGTGCTCGTCGACCGCGGCCACCGCGAGCTGCCCGTCCGCGCCGACCACGTCGGCAAGAACCTCCCGAGTGCGCGCAGCGAGCGCGTGATGGTGCGCCTTGCGGAGACCGACGGCCACGACGAGGTGCGCATCGCGGACCGACCCGAGCCGGCCACCGCGCCGAAGGGGGAGGACGCGTGAACAAGCACCTGCTGAGCGTCGACGACCTCACCATCGACGACGTCAACACCCTGTTCACGACCGCCGCGGAGATGCACGACGTGCAGCGCCGCGAGGTCAAGAAGCTGCCCGCCCTGCGCGGGCGCACCGTGATCAACCTGTTCTTCGAGGACTCCACCCGCACCCGGTCGAGCTTCGAGCTCGCCGGCAAGTGGCTCTCGGCGGACACCATCAACCTCGCCGGCAAGGGCTCCTCGGCCTCCAAGGGCGAGAGCCTGCGCGACACCGTGCTCACCATCGCCTCGATGGGCGTCGACGCGCTGGTGATCCGCCACTCCGCCTCCGGTGCCTGCCACCAGGTGGCCGAGTGGGTGGACTGCTCGGTGGTCAACGCCGGCGACGGCACCCACGAGCACCCGACCCAGGCCCTGCTCGACGCCTACACGCTCGTACGCCGTCTCGGCACCCTCGAGGACAAGCACATCGTGCTCGTCGGCGACCTGACCCACAGCCGCGTGTTCCGCAGCAACGTGGGCCTGCTCGGCCGCCTCGGGGCCCGGGTCACCGTGGTGGCGCCGCCCACCCTGATGCCCAGCGGCGTCGAGGCATGGTCGGCCTCGGCCGGCTTCGAGACCTCCTACGACCTCGACGAGGTCCTGCCCAAGGCCGACGCCGTGATGATGCTGCGCGTGCAGCGCGAGCGGATGAGCGGCGGGTTCTTCCCCACCGCGCGGGAGTACACCGTCGGCTACGGCCTCACCCGCGACCGGCTGGCCGTGCTGGGCGAGGAGGTGCCGATCTGCCACCCCGGCCCGATGAACCGCGGCCTGGAGATCGCCGCCGACGCCGCCGACGCCGCGCAGTCGCTGATCCTGGAGCAGGTCTCCTCCGGCGTCGCGGTGCGCATGTCCGTCCTCTACCACCTGCTTGCCGGCGAAGGAGCCTCCGCATGACCGACCCGATCCTGATCCAGGGCGGATCGCTGCTCGGGGGCGGCGCCGCTGACGTGCTCGTCGCGGACGGCGTCATCGCCGCCGTGTCCACCACCCCCGGTGCGCTCGAGACCACCGGCGTCCGCGTCATCGACGCCGACGGCCTGGTCGTGCTGCCCGGCCTGGTGGACCTGCACACCCACCTGCGCGAGCCCGGCCGCGAGGACGCCGAGACCATCCGCACCGGCTCGCACGCCGCCGCCCTCGGCGGCTACACCGCGGTGCTCGCGATGGCCAACACCAACCCGGTCACCGACACCGCCGAGGCCGCCGAGCGCGTCCACGAGCTCGGCCGCCAGGTCGGCGTCGTCGACGTGCAGCCGGTCGGCGCGGTCACCAAGGGCCTGGCGGGCGAGGAGCTCGCCGAGCTCGGCCTGATGGCCCGCTCCCGCGCCGGGGTCCGCGTCTTCTCCGACGACGGCCGCTGCGTCCAGGACGCCCGGGTGATGCGCCGCGCGCTGGAGTACGTCAAGGCCTTCGGCGGCGTGATCAGCCAGCACTCCCAGGACTCCTCGCTGGCCGGCCCCGAGGCCTGCTGCCACGAGGGCGAGATCTCGGGCCGCCTCGGCCTGACCGGCTGGCCCGGGGTCGCGGAGGAGGTCATCGTCGCGCGCGACGTGATGCTCGCGCGCCACACCGGCAGCCGGGTCCACGTCGCCCACGCCTCGACCGCCGGCACCGTCGAGGTGCTGCGCTGGGCGCGCAGCCAGGGGATCGCGGTGACCGCCGAGGTCACCCCGCACCACCTGCTGCTCACCACCGAGGAGCTGCTCGGCTACGACCCGACGTACAAGGTCAACCCGCCGCTGCGTCCCGCCGAGGACGTCGAGGCGCTGCGCGACGCGCTCGCCGACGGCACCATCGACGCGGTCGCCACCGACCACGCCCCGCACGCCCGCCACGACAAGCAGCACGCCTTCGGCGACGCGGCGTTCGGCATGCTCGGCCTCGAGACCGCGCTCGGCGTGGTCGCGAGCGTGATGGTCGACTCCGGTCGTCTGGACTGGGCCGGCGTGGCCCGCGTCATGTCGCACAACCCCGCCCGGATCGCCGGGCTCGGCGGCCACGGCCGCCCGATCGAGGTCGGCGAGCCCGCCCACCTGACGCTGATCGACCCGGCTGCCTCGGTCACCGTGGACCGCGAGGCCTCGGCGTCGCTGTCCCGCAACAACCCCTGGCACGGCCGCACCCTCTCCGCGGCCGTGCACACCACTCTGCTGCGCGGTGTCCCCACCGTGCTGGAAGGAAAGCTGGCATGAGCGAGGCCCTGCTCGTCCTGGAGGACGGGCGCACCTTCCGCGGCGAGGCGTTCGGCGCCGAGGGCGAGACCTTCGGCGAGGCGGTCTTCAACACCGGCATGACCGGCTACCAGGAGACCCTCACCGACCCCTCCTACCACCGCCAGGTCGTCGTGATGACCGCCCCGCACGTCGGCAACACCGGCGTCAACGACGAGGACCCCGAGAGCAAGCGGATCTGGGTCGCCGGCTACGTCGTGCGCGACCCCGCCCGGGTCTCCTCGAACTGGCGCGCCCAGCGCACCCTCGACGACGAGCTGCGCGAGCAGGGCGTCGTCGGGATCTCCGGCG includes the following:
- a CDS encoding NADPH:quinone reductase, with translation MRAVVYRETGPSSVLTLVERELPEPGPGEVRIRLMRAGVNPTDWKFRTGTMNGHDEVTPGQDGAGVVDAVGPDVEGFGVGDRVWTMLAQHGRAHGTAAEHTVQPVEHVVHLPGDASYDLGASLGVPAVTAHRALTCGWIGPRRLGPGALAGRTVLIAGGAGAVGNAAIQLARWSDATVITTVSSQEKAELARAAGADHAIDYTAGDTAARILELAPDGVDHVVEVAPAVNVDLDIEVLKVHGTLAIYANNGGEDMTVPLRAAFSKNLRFQFIILYTLDRGLLAAAAEDVYAAVEVGALRVGEDAGLPVHHFALEETAAAHDAVQDGLVGKALLDIAVD
- the pyrR gene encoding bifunctional pyr operon transcriptional regulator/uracil phosphoribosyltransferase PyrR, with the translated sequence MCAQPAPVPDQSADPIGRVVLDARDIARALTRISHEILERNKGADNLVLLGIPTRGVGLAHRIAERIAETEGVAVPVGSLDITLYRDDLRRHPARGPQHTEVPPGGIDGTTVVLVDDVLYSGRTVRAALDALADLGRPDAVRLAVLVDRGHRELPVRADHVGKNLPSARSERVMVRLAETDGHDEVRIADRPEPATAPKGEDA
- a CDS encoding aspartate carbamoyltransferase catalytic subunit, which produces MNKHLLSVDDLTIDDVNTLFTTAAEMHDVQRREVKKLPALRGRTVINLFFEDSTRTRSSFELAGKWLSADTINLAGKGSSASKGESLRDTVLTIASMGVDALVIRHSASGACHQVAEWVDCSVVNAGDGTHEHPTQALLDAYTLVRRLGTLEDKHIVLVGDLTHSRVFRSNVGLLGRLGARVTVVAPPTLMPSGVEAWSASAGFETSYDLDEVLPKADAVMMLRVQRERMSGGFFPTAREYTVGYGLTRDRLAVLGEEVPICHPGPMNRGLEIAADAADAAQSLILEQVSSGVAVRMSVLYHLLAGEGASA
- a CDS encoding dihydroorotase, which translates into the protein MTDPILIQGGSLLGGGAADVLVADGVIAAVSTTPGALETTGVRVIDADGLVVLPGLVDLHTHLREPGREDAETIRTGSHAAALGGYTAVLAMANTNPVTDTAEAAERVHELGRQVGVVDVQPVGAVTKGLAGEELAELGLMARSRAGVRVFSDDGRCVQDARVMRRALEYVKAFGGVISQHSQDSSLAGPEACCHEGEISGRLGLTGWPGVAEEVIVARDVMLARHTGSRVHVAHASTAGTVEVLRWARSQGIAVTAEVTPHHLLLTTEELLGYDPTYKVNPPLRPAEDVEALRDALADGTIDAVATDHAPHARHDKQHAFGDAAFGMLGLETALGVVASVMVDSGRLDWAGVARVMSHNPARIAGLGGHGRPIEVGEPAHLTLIDPAASVTVDREASASLSRNNPWHGRTLSAAVHTTLLRGVPTVLEGKLA